In one Alnus glutinosa chromosome 12, dhAlnGlut1.1, whole genome shotgun sequence genomic region, the following are encoded:
- the LOC133851815 gene encoding putative DUF21 domain-containing protein At1g03270 isoform X3 has protein sequence MLWLHALALATAMNDVVFEADDIRFGTPLWFVYAGVSCLLVLFAGIMSGLTLGLMSLGLVELEILQRSGTTAEKKQAAAILPVVQKQHQLLVTLLLCNACAMEALPIYLDKIFHPLVAVLLSVTFVLTFGEIIPQAICSRYGLSVGANFVWLVRILMIICYPIAYPIGKVLDAVLGHNDALFRRAQLKALVSIHSQEAGKGGELTHDETTIISGALDLTEKTAEEAMTPIESTFSLDVNSKLDWEAIGKILARGHSRVPVYSGNPKNIIGLLLVKSLLTVRAETETPVSAVSIRRIPRYASV, from the exons ATGCTGTGGCTACACGCGCTAGCCCTAGCTACGGCCATGAACGACGTCGTTTTCGAGGCCGACGACATCCGGTTCGGCACGCCCTTGTGGTTCGTCTACGCTGGGGTGTCGTGTCTGCTCGTGCTCTTCGCTGGGATCATGTCGGGCCTCACGTTGGGCCTCATGTCGCTGGGCCTCGTCGAGCTCGAGATCCTCCAGCGCAGTGGCACCACCGCCGAGAAGAAGCAAGCCG CGGCTATTTTGCCCGTGGTGCAAAAGCAGCACCAGCTGTTGGTTACTTTGCTTCTGTGTAATGCTTGTGCCATGGAG GCCCTTCCTATATACCTGGATAAAATTTTTCATCCCCTTGTGGCTGTTTTGCTGTCTGTAACTTTTGTTCTGACTTTTGGAGAG ATTATTCCACAAGCAATATGCTCAAGATATGGACTCTCTGTGGGTGCGAATTTTGTCTGGCTTGTGCGCATTCTGATGATCATCTGTTATCCAATTGCTTACCCTATTGGAAAG GTTCTTGATGCTGTACTTGGTCATAATGATGCTCTGTTTAGACGAGCTCAATTGAAAGCCCTTGTCTCTATCCACAGCCAGGAG gctGGTAAGGGTGGCGAACTCACACATGATGAGACAACCATCATCAGTGGAGCACTAGATTTGACTGAAAAG ACTGCTGAGGAGGCTATGACACCTATTGAATCAACATTTTCCTTGGATGTCAATTCAAAATTGGACTG GGAAGCAATTGGGAAAATTCTTGCACGAGGCCATAGCCGTGTTCCTGTCTATTCTGGAAACCCAAAAAACATTATCGGTCTCTTACTG GTGAAAAGTCTTCTCACAGTACGAGCAGAAACAGAAACTCCAGTCAGTGCCGTTTCCATTCGGAGAATTCCTAG ATATGCCTCTGTATGA
- the LOC133851815 gene encoding putative DUF21 domain-containing protein At1g03270 isoform X2 — protein sequence MLWLHALALATAMNDVVFEADDIRFGTPLWFVYAGVSCLLVLFAGIMSGLTLGLMSLGLVELEILQRSGTTAEKKQAAAILPVVQKQHQLLVTLLLCNACAMEALPIYLDKIFHPLVAVLLSVTFVLTFGEIIPQAICSRYGLSVGANFVWLVRILMIICYPIAYPIGKVLDAVLGHNDALFRRAQLKALVSIHSQEAGKGGELTHDETTIISGALDLTEKVKSLLTVRAETETPVSAVSIRRIPRVPSDMPLYDILNEFQKGSSHMAAVVKVKGKDKNFKLIGEGEKFEEDKVANGNSQLTTPLLTDNEDKSESVVVDIDKSSRSITNKQNVQQYGAAKNSFHHLSEDIEDGEVIGIITLEDVFEELLQEEIVDETDVYIDVHKRIRVAAAAAAAVSSVSRPPSSRKLTGQKPAGGQNRQGQTPKKIVEDDSHSLKFSGIPEEPLLGKR from the exons ATGCTGTGGCTACACGCGCTAGCCCTAGCTACGGCCATGAACGACGTCGTTTTCGAGGCCGACGACATCCGGTTCGGCACGCCCTTGTGGTTCGTCTACGCTGGGGTGTCGTGTCTGCTCGTGCTCTTCGCTGGGATCATGTCGGGCCTCACGTTGGGCCTCATGTCGCTGGGCCTCGTCGAGCTCGAGATCCTCCAGCGCAGTGGCACCACCGCCGAGAAGAAGCAAGCCG CGGCTATTTTGCCCGTGGTGCAAAAGCAGCACCAGCTGTTGGTTACTTTGCTTCTGTGTAATGCTTGTGCCATGGAG GCCCTTCCTATATACCTGGATAAAATTTTTCATCCCCTTGTGGCTGTTTTGCTGTCTGTAACTTTTGTTCTGACTTTTGGAGAG ATTATTCCACAAGCAATATGCTCAAGATATGGACTCTCTGTGGGTGCGAATTTTGTCTGGCTTGTGCGCATTCTGATGATCATCTGTTATCCAATTGCTTACCCTATTGGAAAG GTTCTTGATGCTGTACTTGGTCATAATGATGCTCTGTTTAGACGAGCTCAATTGAAAGCCCTTGTCTCTATCCACAGCCAGGAG gctGGTAAGGGTGGCGAACTCACACATGATGAGACAACCATCATCAGTGGAGCACTAGATTTGACTGAAAAG GTGAAAAGTCTTCTCACAGTACGAGCAGAAACAGAAACTCCAGTCAGTGCCGTTTCCATTCGGAGAATTCCTAG GGTTCCATCAGATATGCCTCTGTATGATATCCTCAATGAGTTTCAAAAGGGAAGCAGTCATATGGCAGCTGTAGTGAAGGTCAAAGGAAAAGACAAGAACTTTAAGCTTATAGGTGAAGGGGAGAAATTTGAGGAAGACAAAGTTGCCAATGGGAATTCTCAACTGACTACCCCCTTGCTAACTGATAATGAGGATAAATCAGAAAGTGTTGTCGTTGACATTGATAAATCTTCAAGATCTATAACAAACAAGCAAAATGTTCAACAGTATGGTGCTGCCAAAAACAGCTTCCACCATTTATCTGAGGATATTGAGGACGGGGAAGTCATTGGTATCATCACCCTGGAGGATGTTTTTGAAGAGCTTCTGCAA GAGGAAATTGTAGATGAGACAGATGTGTATATTGATGTACATAAAAG GATACGTGTGGCCGCCGCAGCCGCTGCGGCTGTATCATCTGTGTCACGTCCTCCATCAAGTCGGAAGTTGACTGGTCAAAAGCCAGCA GGAGGTCAAAATAGGCAAGGGCAAACCCCAAAGAAAATTGTGGAGGATGATTCACATTCCTTGAAGTTTTCAGGGATTCCAGAGGAGCCTCTTCTGGGCAAGAGATGA
- the LOC133851815 gene encoding putative DUF21 domain-containing protein At1g03270 isoform X1, whose product MLWLHALALATAMNDVVFEADDIRFGTPLWFVYAGVSCLLVLFAGIMSGLTLGLMSLGLVELEILQRSGTTAEKKQAAAILPVVQKQHQLLVTLLLCNACAMEALPIYLDKIFHPLVAVLLSVTFVLTFGEIIPQAICSRYGLSVGANFVWLVRILMIICYPIAYPIGKVLDAVLGHNDALFRRAQLKALVSIHSQEAGKGGELTHDETTIISGALDLTEKTAEEAMTPIESTFSLDVNSKLDWEAIGKILARGHSRVPVYSGNPKNIIGLLLVKSLLTVRAETETPVSAVSIRRIPRVPSDMPLYDILNEFQKGSSHMAAVVKVKGKDKNFKLIGEGEKFEEDKVANGNSQLTTPLLTDNEDKSESVVVDIDKSSRSITNKQNVQQYGAAKNSFHHLSEDIEDGEVIGIITLEDVFEELLQEEIVDETDVYIDVHKRIRVAAAAAAAVSSVSRPPSSRKLTGQKPAGGQNRQGQTPKKIVEDDSHSLKFSGIPEEPLLGKR is encoded by the exons ATGCTGTGGCTACACGCGCTAGCCCTAGCTACGGCCATGAACGACGTCGTTTTCGAGGCCGACGACATCCGGTTCGGCACGCCCTTGTGGTTCGTCTACGCTGGGGTGTCGTGTCTGCTCGTGCTCTTCGCTGGGATCATGTCGGGCCTCACGTTGGGCCTCATGTCGCTGGGCCTCGTCGAGCTCGAGATCCTCCAGCGCAGTGGCACCACCGCCGAGAAGAAGCAAGCCG CGGCTATTTTGCCCGTGGTGCAAAAGCAGCACCAGCTGTTGGTTACTTTGCTTCTGTGTAATGCTTGTGCCATGGAG GCCCTTCCTATATACCTGGATAAAATTTTTCATCCCCTTGTGGCTGTTTTGCTGTCTGTAACTTTTGTTCTGACTTTTGGAGAG ATTATTCCACAAGCAATATGCTCAAGATATGGACTCTCTGTGGGTGCGAATTTTGTCTGGCTTGTGCGCATTCTGATGATCATCTGTTATCCAATTGCTTACCCTATTGGAAAG GTTCTTGATGCTGTACTTGGTCATAATGATGCTCTGTTTAGACGAGCTCAATTGAAAGCCCTTGTCTCTATCCACAGCCAGGAG gctGGTAAGGGTGGCGAACTCACACATGATGAGACAACCATCATCAGTGGAGCACTAGATTTGACTGAAAAG ACTGCTGAGGAGGCTATGACACCTATTGAATCAACATTTTCCTTGGATGTCAATTCAAAATTGGACTG GGAAGCAATTGGGAAAATTCTTGCACGAGGCCATAGCCGTGTTCCTGTCTATTCTGGAAACCCAAAAAACATTATCGGTCTCTTACTG GTGAAAAGTCTTCTCACAGTACGAGCAGAAACAGAAACTCCAGTCAGTGCCGTTTCCATTCGGAGAATTCCTAG GGTTCCATCAGATATGCCTCTGTATGATATCCTCAATGAGTTTCAAAAGGGAAGCAGTCATATGGCAGCTGTAGTGAAGGTCAAAGGAAAAGACAAGAACTTTAAGCTTATAGGTGAAGGGGAGAAATTTGAGGAAGACAAAGTTGCCAATGGGAATTCTCAACTGACTACCCCCTTGCTAACTGATAATGAGGATAAATCAGAAAGTGTTGTCGTTGACATTGATAAATCTTCAAGATCTATAACAAACAAGCAAAATGTTCAACAGTATGGTGCTGCCAAAAACAGCTTCCACCATTTATCTGAGGATATTGAGGACGGGGAAGTCATTGGTATCATCACCCTGGAGGATGTTTTTGAAGAGCTTCTGCAA GAGGAAATTGTAGATGAGACAGATGTGTATATTGATGTACATAAAAG GATACGTGTGGCCGCCGCAGCCGCTGCGGCTGTATCATCTGTGTCACGTCCTCCATCAAGTCGGAAGTTGACTGGTCAAAAGCCAGCA GGAGGTCAAAATAGGCAAGGGCAAACCCCAAAGAAAATTGTGGAGGATGATTCACATTCCTTGAAGTTTTCAGGGATTCCAGAGGAGCCTCTTCTGGGCAAGAGATGA